In Streptomyces nojiriensis, one genomic interval encodes:
- a CDS encoding PP2C family protein-serine/threonine phosphatase produces MSLSLRFAAGSHKGMIREGNEDSGYAGPRLLAIADGMGGQAAGEVASSEVISTLVQLDDDVPGSDILTSLATAVQRANDQLRVMVEEDPQLEGMGTTLTALLWTGQRLGLVHVGDSRAYLLRDGVLTQITQDHTWVQRLVDEGRITEEEATTHPQRSLLMRALGSGDIVEPDLSIREVRAGDRYLICSDGLSGVVSHQTLEETLADYHGPRETVQSLIQLALRGGGPDNITCIVADVLDTDSGDTLAAQVSDTPVVVGAVAENQHQLFDGGNAMQTPAGRASGLGRQGQPPAGAFGPPGSGDAPGYGYSDQGQAQGGNGYGTFGEADAYAADPGYEDTYNHPRRRRSKGRKWTTRTLTLLIVAGVIGGGLYAGWRWTQTQFYVGVKGEHVALFRGISPKLGPLELSKVETDRPDIELKYLPPFKRKLVEATISENSFDAARKKLDDLGVQVSACKKDEERRNAEAQNSQTPAPSLTPEEQQLVGLCGK; encoded by the coding sequence ATGAGTCTGTCCTTGCGGTTCGCCGCCGGATCACACAAGGGCATGATCCGCGAGGGGAACGAGGACTCCGGCTACGCCGGTCCCCGGCTCCTCGCGATCGCCGACGGCATGGGAGGCCAGGCCGCCGGCGAGGTCGCGAGCTCCGAGGTGATCTCCACCCTCGTGCAGCTCGACGACGACGTCCCGGGCTCCGACATCCTCACCTCCCTGGCCACGGCCGTGCAGCGCGCCAACGACCAGCTGCGCGTGATGGTCGAGGAGGACCCGCAGCTCGAGGGCATGGGCACCACGCTGACCGCCCTGCTGTGGACCGGCCAGCGCCTCGGCCTCGTCCACGTCGGCGACTCCCGCGCCTATCTGCTCCGCGACGGCGTCCTCACCCAGATCACCCAGGACCACACCTGGGTGCAGCGCCTCGTCGACGAGGGGCGCATCACGGAGGAAGAGGCCACCACCCACCCGCAGCGCTCCCTCCTGATGCGCGCGCTGGGCAGCGGCGACATCGTCGAGCCCGACCTCTCCATCCGCGAGGTCCGGGCCGGTGACCGCTACCTGATCTGCTCCGACGGGCTCTCCGGCGTCGTCTCCCACCAGACCCTGGAAGAGACCCTCGCCGACTACCACGGTCCCCGCGAGACCGTGCAGTCGCTGATCCAGCTCGCGCTGCGCGGCGGCGGACCCGACAACATCACCTGCATCGTCGCCGACGTCCTCGACACCGACAGCGGCGACACCCTCGCCGCCCAGGTCAGCGACACCCCGGTGGTCGTCGGCGCGGTCGCCGAGAACCAGCACCAGCTCTTCGACGGCGGCAACGCCATGCAGACCCCGGCCGGCCGGGCCTCGGGCCTCGGCCGCCAGGGCCAGCCGCCCGCCGGCGCCTTCGGCCCCCCCGGCAGCGGCGACGCCCCCGGCTACGGGTACTCCGACCAGGGCCAGGCCCAGGGCGGCAACGGCTACGGCACCTTCGGCGAAGCCGACGCCTACGCGGCCGACCCGGGCTACGAGGACACGTACAACCACCCCCGCAGGCGCCGCAGCAAAGGGCGCAAGTGGACCACTCGTACGCTGACCCTGCTCATCGTGGCCGGTGTCATCGGCGGCGGCCTCTACGCGGGCTGGCGCTGGACGCAGACCCAGTTCTACGTGGGCGTGAAGGGCGAGCACGTCGCGCTCTTCCGCGGCATCAGCCCGAAGCTGGGGCCGCTGGAGCTCTCCAAGGTGGAGACCGACCGCCCCGACATCGAACTGAAGTACCTGCCGCCCTTCAAGCGGAAGCTGGTCGAGGCCACCATCAGCGAGAACAGCTTCGATGCGGCGCGCAAGAAGCTCGACGATCTCGGCGTCCAGGTGTCCGCCTGCAAGAAGGACGAGGAACGCCGCAACGCCGAGGCGCAGAACAGCCAGACGCCCGCCCCCAGCCTGACTCCCGAGGAGCAGCAACTGGTCGGGCTGTGCGGCAAGTAG
- a CDS encoding FtsW/RodA/SpoVE family cell cycle protein — MSVVTNTTTIGAIELPSRRNTELLLLGFAVLIPMFAYANVGLAINDTLPPGMVLYGLGLGALAGIAHLIVRRYAKYADPLLLPLATLLNGLGLVLIWRLDQSGRLQNLAKKSFGTFSPSAPRQMMYTALAIALFAAVLLILKDHRVLQRFTYISMAGALVLLILPVVPGLGADVFGAKIWISVGGFSIQPGEFAKIVIAIFFAGYLMVKRDALALASRRFMGLYLPRGRDLGPILMIWAMSLLVLVFENDLGTSLLFFGMFVIMLYVATERTSWIVIGLLMSVGGAVVVGTFASHVQARVNAWLDPFACYATSGACEQVGQSIMSFGSGGVLGAGWGQGNSDLIGFAANSDFIFSTVGEELGLAGVMAFLLLYGLIIERGVRTALAARDPFGKLFAIGLSGAFALQIFVVAGGVMGLIPLTGMTMPFLASGGSSVLANWILIAILIRISDTARRPAPAPAPSPDSEMTQVVRPS; from the coding sequence ATGAGCGTAGTCACCAATACGACCACCATCGGCGCCATCGAGCTGCCGAGCCGGCGGAACACCGAGCTCCTGCTGCTCGGCTTCGCCGTGCTCATCCCGATGTTCGCCTACGCCAACGTGGGCCTCGCGATCAACGACACCCTGCCCCCCGGCATGGTGCTCTACGGCCTCGGCCTCGGCGCCCTCGCCGGGATCGCGCACCTCATCGTGCGCCGGTACGCGAAGTACGCCGACCCGCTGCTGCTGCCGCTCGCGACCCTGCTCAACGGGCTGGGCCTCGTCCTGATCTGGCGCCTGGACCAGTCCGGGCGCCTGCAGAACCTCGCCAAGAAGTCCTTCGGCACGTTCTCCCCCTCCGCGCCCCGCCAGATGATGTACACGGCGCTCGCCATCGCCCTGTTCGCCGCCGTCCTGCTGATCCTCAAGGACCACCGCGTCCTGCAGAGATTCACGTACATCTCGATGGCAGGCGCCCTGGTCCTGCTGATCCTGCCCGTCGTCCCCGGCCTCGGCGCCGACGTCTTCGGCGCGAAGATCTGGATCAGCGTGGGCGGCTTCTCCATCCAGCCCGGTGAGTTCGCGAAGATCGTCATCGCGATCTTCTTCGCCGGCTACCTGATGGTGAAGCGCGACGCGCTCGCCCTGGCCAGCCGCCGCTTCATGGGCCTCTACCTGCCGCGCGGCCGCGACCTCGGCCCGATCCTGATGATCTGGGCGATGAGCCTGCTCGTCCTCGTCTTCGAGAACGACCTCGGCACCTCGCTGCTCTTCTTCGGCATGTTCGTGATCATGCTGTACGTGGCCACCGAGCGCACCAGCTGGATCGTCATCGGCCTGCTGATGTCGGTGGGCGGCGCCGTGGTCGTCGGCACCTTCGCCAGCCACGTCCAGGCCCGCGTCAACGCCTGGCTCGACCCCTTCGCCTGCTACGCCACCTCGGGCGCCTGTGAGCAGGTCGGCCAGTCGATCATGAGCTTCGGTTCCGGCGGTGTCCTCGGCGCCGGCTGGGGCCAGGGCAACTCCGACCTGATCGGCTTCGCCGCCAACTCCGACTTCATCTTCTCCACCGTCGGCGAAGAGCTCGGCCTCGCCGGCGTGATGGCCTTCCTGCTGCTCTACGGGCTGATCATCGAGCGGGGTGTGCGCACCGCGCTCGCCGCCCGCGACCCCTTCGGCAAGCTCTTCGCCATCGGCCTCTCCGGCGCCTTCGCGCTCCAGATCTTCGTGGTCGCCGGCGGCGTCATGGGCCTCATCCCCCTCACCGGCATGACGATGCCCTTCCTCGCGTCCGGCGGTTCCTCCGTCCTCGCGAACTGGATCCTCATCGCCATCCTCATCCGGATCAGCGACACCGCACGCCGCCCCGCACCGGCCCCCGCCCCGTCCCCCGACTCCGAGATGACCCAGGTGGTCCGTCCGTCATGA
- a CDS encoding FhaA domain-containing protein, translating to MGVLKRFEQRLEGLVNGTFAKVFKSEVQPVEIAGALQRECDNNATIWNRERTVVPNDFIVELSAGDYDRLSPYSGQLGDELAGLVRDYAKQQRYSFMGPIKVHLEKADDLDTGLYRVRSRTLASSTSQPQAGPPSPQGGYGYPPESPPQGGYGYPPVAAPPMPSAPPPGGPGARRPAPGAPAGPAPAAGPGGARRHWIEINGTRHQISRPTLVLGRSTEADVRIDDPGVSRRHCEIRTGTPSTIQDLGSTNGIVVDGQHTTRATLRDGSRIVVGSTTIIYRQAEG from the coding sequence ATGGGAGTTCTGAAGCGGTTCGAGCAGCGACTCGAAGGTCTGGTGAACGGCACCTTCGCCAAGGTGTTCAAGTCCGAGGTCCAGCCGGTGGAGATCGCCGGAGCCCTCCAGCGGGAGTGCGACAACAACGCCACCATCTGGAACCGCGAGCGGACCGTCGTCCCCAACGACTTCATCGTCGAGCTCAGCGCCGGTGACTACGACCGCCTGAGCCCCTACTCCGGGCAGCTCGGCGACGAGCTCGCGGGCCTCGTCCGCGACTACGCCAAGCAGCAGCGCTACAGCTTCATGGGCCCCATCAAGGTCCACCTGGAGAAGGCCGACGACCTCGACACCGGGCTCTACCGGGTCCGCAGCCGCACCCTCGCCTCCAGCACCTCCCAGCCGCAGGCAGGGCCACCCTCACCGCAGGGCGGCTACGGCTACCCGCCGGAGAGCCCTCCGCAGGGCGGCTACGGATATCCCCCGGTCGCGGCACCGCCCATGCCCAGCGCCCCGCCCCCCGGCGGACCCGGCGCCCGGCGGCCCGCTCCGGGCGCACCTGCCGGACCGGCCCCCGCGGCCGGCCCGGGCGGCGCCCGGCGCCACTGGATCGAGATCAACGGCACACGCCACCAGATCTCGCGCCCCACGCTCGTACTCGGCCGAAGCACGGAAGCCGACGTGCGGATCGACGACCCCGGCGTATCCCGCCGGCACTGTGAGATCCGGACCGGAACGCCCTCGACGATCCAGGATCTCGGGTCCACCAACGGCATCGTGGTGGACGGGCAGCACACCACCCGCGCTACGCTCCGCGACGGCTCGCGGATCGTCGTGGGCAGCACCACCATCATTTACCGGCAAGCCGAAGGGTGA
- a CDS encoding FHA domain-containing protein FhaB/FipA — translation MSELTLTVMRLGFLAVLWLFVIVAVQVIRSDLFGTRVTQRGSRRGSGGAGGAPQQAGRQAAPPQQRQRRGAPTKLVVSEGILTGTTVALAGQTITLGRAHDSTIVLDDDYASSRHARIYPDRDGQWIVEDLGSTNGTYLDRTRLTTPTPIPPGAPIRIGKTVIELRK, via the coding sequence ATGTCAGAGCTGACCCTGACGGTCATGCGGTTGGGTTTCCTGGCCGTTCTGTGGCTGTTCGTCATCGTGGCCGTCCAGGTCATCCGCAGCGATCTCTTCGGGACGCGCGTGACCCAGCGCGGGTCCCGTCGTGGCAGCGGAGGCGCCGGCGGCGCCCCGCAGCAGGCGGGCCGCCAGGCCGCGCCTCCGCAGCAGCGCCAGAGGCGCGGCGCGCCAACGAAACTCGTCGTCTCCGAGGGCATCCTCACGGGAACCACGGTGGCCCTCGCCGGCCAGACGATCACGCTGGGCCGCGCGCACGATTCCACGATCGTGCTGGACGACGACTACGCGTCCAGCCGCCATGCCAGGATCTATCCCGACCGTGACGGCCAGTGGATCGTCGAGGATCTCGGGTCCACCAACGGCACGTATCTCGACCGGACCCGGCTGACCACCCCGACGCCCATTCCGCCGGGCGCACCGATCCGCATCGGCAAGACCGTCATCGAGCTGCGGAAGTAG